In Topomyia yanbarensis strain Yona2022 chromosome 2, ASM3024719v1, whole genome shotgun sequence, one DNA window encodes the following:
- the LOC131680641 gene encoding uncharacterized protein LOC131680641, whose translation MFGRPIRTSLDLLRPPPDSVQFEQPSESRPLKREFKAKDPVYAKVFVKNQWHWAPGTVLERIGRVMYNVQLDNRRLVRSHVNQLRDRAVSEDLNVSTSTDSTKLPLNILLDAWNLPVRRTTDPLAHSTPVAPLTGCSNLRPSSTPNTLVRRPTLSSESSSQLSVSSSSSSTSPSSTSEFQSANEADSAVQAPRRSSRVRRAPQWFDPYQLY comes from the coding sequence ATGTTCGGTCGTCCGATCCGTACCAGTTTGGATCTACTCCGTCCTCCACCAGATTCTGTGCAGTTTGAACAGCCTAGCGAGAGCCGACCCTTGAAGCGTGAGTTCAAAGCTAAAGATCCGGTATACGCAAAAGTCTTCGTTAAAAATCAATGGCACTGGGCTCCAGGAACAGTACTGGAACGTATAGGTCGTGTAATGTACAACGTTCAGCTCGACAATAGAAGGCTTGTTCGGTCCCATGTTAACCAGCTTCGAGATCGCGCTGTATCGGAGGATCTCAACGTATCGACATCGACAGATAGTACGAAACTTCCACTCAACATTCTACTTGATGCTTGGAATCTCCCAGTTCGTCGCACAACGGATCCATTAGCACACTCAACGCCAGTAGCACCTCTTACAGGCTGCTCTAATTTGAGACCATCGTCAACACCAAATACTTTGGTGAGAAGGCCTACCTTATCATCGGAGTCATCGTCACAGTTATCAGTATCGTCTTCTTCATCTTCAACATCGCCAAGTTCGACATCAGAATTTCAATCTGCAAATGAAGCCGATTCAGCTGTTCAGGCACCTCGCCGCTCTTCGCGTGTCCGAAGAGCTCCGCAATGGTTCGACCCCTATCAGCTGTATTAG
- the LOC131684082 gene encoding uncharacterized protein K02A2.6-like has protein sequence MLNGVNVRLQLDTGSDISIISKRLWEKIGKPPTVPANEQAATASGDRLQFLFKFSCDISFNDKQHTCQFYVVEKPLYLLGIDLMDAFDIWSLPISTYCNNVTVLSVTLQSLKSAYPRVFRNELGLCTKTKVKLELIPGATPVFRAKRPVAFAVHSSVDNELDRLERAKIITPVDFSDWAAPIVVVRKTNGSIRICGDYSTGLNNALQPHQYPLPQPEEIFNKLANCTVFSRIDLSDAFLQVEVDESSRELLTINTHRGLYRYNRLTPGVKAAPGAFQQLIDTMLAGLPHTCGYLDDVVVGGVNLENHWANLHAVFQRISDFGFTIRVEKCIFAQPQIKYVGHLLDRNGLRPDPSKVQAINEMPPPTDVSGVRSFLGAINYYGKFVPSMRTLRYPLDELLKADAKFEWTEKCQAAFNKEVLKSDLLLTHYNPALDIVVSADASSVGVGATLSHKFPDGTLKVVQHASRALTAAEKNYSQPDREGLAIIFAVTKFHKMLFGRRFHLQTDHEPLLRIFGSKKGIPVYKSNRLQRWALTLLLYEFTIEYVPTAKFGNADILSRLINQHVRPEEDYVIASVSLENDLRSVTQDTLTVLPLSFRIVQQSTQSDPITKAVYRYLIDGWPETVTDTEVKRFYARRESLTTV, from the coding sequence ATGTTGAACGGTGTGAATGTGCGTCTGCAGTTGGACACGGGATCTGACATAAGCATCATTTCGAAACGTTTGTGGGAGAAAATAGGTAAACCACCCACAGTACCGGCAAACGAACAAGCCGCAACAGCGTCAGGCGACCGCTTGCAGTTTTTGTTTAAGTTCAGTTGTGACATTTCGTTCAATGACAAACAACATACCTGTCAGTTTTACGTTGTTGAAAAACCACTTTACCTTCTTGGAATCGATTTGATGGATGCATTCGATATTTGGTCACTGCCCATTAGCACGTACTGCAACAACGTCACTGTTCTTTCTGTCACTTTGCagtcactcaaatcagcataccCGAGGGTGTTTAGGAACGAGCTGGGGTTGTGTACGAAAACAAAAGTGAAATTGGAACTAATACCAGGTGCAACTCCAGTTTTTCGTGCAAAGCGTCCAGTGGCTTTTGCGGTACATAGCAGTGTGGATAACGAACTCGACCGACTGGAACGAGCAAAAATCATCACACCGGTAGACTTTTCGGATTGGGCAGCTCCCATCGTTGTCGTCCGAAAAACGAACGGATCTATTCGTATTTGCGGTGACTATTCCACCGGTCTCAACAATGCCCTGCAACCGCATCAATATCCGTTGCCGCAACCGGaagaaattttcaacaaattggctaATTGCACAGTGTTTAGCCGAATTGATCTGTCGGATGCATTTCTGCAGGTAGAAGTGGACGAAAGCAGCCGTGAATTGTTAACCATCAACACCCATCGGGGACTTTACCGGTACAACCGTCTGACACCGGGAGTCAAAGCAGCACCGGGAGCATTCCAGCAACTTATCGATACTATGCTGGCAGGCCTCCCTCATACGTGTGGTTATTTAGATGACGTCGTCGTTGGTGGTGTAAATCTTGAAAATCACTGGGCGAACCTTCATGCAGTGTTTCAAAGGATCAGCGATTTTGGATTTACCATTCGTGTAGAAAAGTGCATATTCGCTCAGCCGCAAATTAAATATGTAGGTCATCTGCTTGACCGCAACGGTCTTCGCCCGGATCCATCAAAGGttcaagccatcaacgaaatgCCACCGCCCACTGACGTTTCCGGTGTTCGCTCTTTCCTAGGAGCAATAAATTACTACGGCAAGTTTGTTCCTAGTATGCGCACCCTTcggtatcctcttgatgagctGCTCAAGGCGGATGCAAAATTTGAGTGGACGGAAAAATGCCAGGCGGCATTTAACAAAGAAGTGTTGAAATCCGATCTACTGTTGACACACTACAACCCTGCGCTTGATATAGTTGTGTCGGCAGATGCGTCGTCTGTTGGTGTCGGTGCAACATTATCACACAAGTTTCCGGACGGTACTCTCAAGGTGGTACAGCATGCCTCCAGAGCACTCACAGCAGCAGAGAAAAACTATAGTCAGCCCGATCGTGAAGGACTTGCAATAATTTTTGCAGTgactaaatttcacaaaatgttgTTTGGTCGTCGCTTTCATCTTCAGACTGATCACGAGCCGCTGCTGAGGATTTTCGGTTCGAAGAAAGGAATTCCTGTTTACAAATCGAACCGGTTACAACGTTGGGCTCTTACGCTATTGCTTTATGAGTTCACCATCGAGTACGTCCCGACAGCGAAATTCGGCAATGCTGACATACTTTCCCGTCTGATCAACCAGCACGTCAGACCTGAGGAAGATTACGTGATTGCTTCGGTCTCTTTGGAGAATGACTTAAGGTCAGTTACACAAGATACACTAACCGTTCTCCCTCTGAGTTTTAGAATCGTACAACAGTCTACACAGTCCGATCCTATCACCAAAGCAGTTTATCGATACCTGATTGACGGTTGGCCTGAGACCGTTACTGATACAGAGGTCAAGCGGTTTTATGCACGACGTGAGTCACTTACCACGGTATAA
- the LOC131684084 gene encoding large ribosomal subunit protein uL22 — MGRYAKEPDNPAKSCKARGSNLRVHFKNTRETALAIKRMPLRRAQKFLKNVVEKKECVPFRRFNGGVGRCAQAKHWNTSVGRWPKKSAEFLLQLLKNAEANADYRGLDVDRLVVDHIQVNRAPCLRRRTYRAHGRINPYMSSPCHIELSLTEKEDVVTKTAEAEPAKKKLSKKKLQRQKEKMMRNE, encoded by the exons ATGGGTCGTTACGCAAAGGAACCAGATAATCCTGCCAAGTCTTGCAAGGCTCGTGGATCCAATTTACGGGTGCACTTTAAG AACACACGCGAAACGGCGCTAGCCATCAAGCGTATGCCACTGCGTCGTGCACAGAAATTTCTGAAGAACGTCGTTGAAAAGAAGGAGTGCGTTCCATTCCGTCGCTTTAATGGAGGTGTCGGTCGTTGCGCCCAGGCTAAGCACTGGAATACGTCGGTCGGTCGTTGGCCGAAGAAATCCGCCGAGTTCCTGCTGCAACTGCTGAAGAACGCCGAGGCGAACGCTGACTACCGGGGGCTGGATGTGGATCGGTTGGTCGTTGACCATATTCAGGTTAACCGAGCACCGTGTCTACGCCGTCGTACGTACCGTGCCCATGGTCGCATCAATCCGTACATGTCATCACCGTGTCACATCGAACTATCGCTGACGGAGAAAGAGGATGTTGTAACCAAGACTGCCGAAGCCGAACCGGCCAAGAAGAAGCTGTCCAAAAAGAAGCTCCAGCGGCAGAAGGAAAAGATGATGCGAAACGAGTAG
- the LOC131680642 gene encoding uncharacterized protein LOC131680642 — protein MAESNLNPEQHQPGNDLPGGPLPPGVNPQHPGMQRHSAPFFNGPPSAQQSSSTSSSSAEASYQLFQQLMQQQQVFMQQQQQQLMQQQQDFFRSVISSISIQVPPNPEMILDSLANNIKEFRYDPDENTTFAAWYGRYDDLFEQDAARLDDEAKVRLLMRKLGSSEHERYVSYILPKLPKDYKFTDTVEKLKILFGTAESVISKRYRCLQVTKQPTDDYVTYACQINKTFVEFELSKLTEEQFKCLMFVCGLKSEGDSEIRTRLLSKIEERDGITLDHLSEDCQRLLCLKRDTAMIESSSSPSSVNFIKRKQQFSKHQQKPPVETAGPDKNIPSTPCWFCRGMHFVRDCSHRSHKCKDCGVVRHREGYCSTAKRTSKASRNKKHPG, from the coding sequence ATGGCGGAATCTAACCTCAATCCGGAGCAGCATCAGCCGGGAAACGACTTGCCAGGCGGTCCACTACCGCCAGGAGTAAACCCACAACACCCGGGAATGCAACGGCATTCGGCTCCATTTTTCAACGGTCCACCATCAGCGCAGCAATCTTCAAGTACCAGTTCGTCTTCCGCCGAAGCATCCTACCAGCTCTTTCAGCAGCTAATGCAGCAGCAACAGGTATTcatgcagcagcagcaacaacagttAATGCAGCAGCAGCAAGATTTCTTCCGGAGTGTCATCTCATCAATCAGTATTCAGGTCCCTCCAAACCCTGAAATGATTCTCGATTCACTAGCAAACAATATCAAAGAGTTTCGCTACGATCCGGATGAAAACACAACCTTCGCTGCATGGTACGGCAGATACGACGATTTGTTCGAGCAAGATGCTGCCCGGCTGGACGATGAAGCGAAAGTCCGCTTGCTCATGCGAAAACTCGGATCATCTGAGCACGAAAGATATGTGAGTTACATTCTGCCGAAATTACCGAAGGACTACAAATTTACTGATACagttgaaaaactgaaaatccttTTCGGCACTGCAGAGTCCGTCATCAGTAAACGGTATCGGTGTTTGCAGGTTACCAAACAACCGACCGACGATTACGTCACATATGCTTGTCAAATCAACAAGACATTTGTTGAATTCGAGCTGAGCAAACTAACCGAGGAGCAGTTCAAATGTCTTATGTTTGTTTGCGGACTAAAGTCGGAAGGAGACAGCGAAATACGAACGCGGCTACTGTCGAAAATTGAGGAACGCGATGGTATTACTCTCGATCATCTTTCGGAAGATTGTCAGCGATTGTTGTGCCTAAAGCGGGACACGGCAATGATCGAgtcatcatcatcaccgtcaTCGGTAAATTTCATCAagcgaaaacaacaattttCAAAACATCAACAGAAGCCGCCAGTGGAGACAGCCGGACCCGACAAAAACATTCCCTCAACGCCCTGCTGGTTCTGTAGAGGAATGCATTTCGTTCGAGACTGCAGTCATAGGAGCCACAAATGCAAAGATTGTGGTGTTGTCAGACACCGTGAGGGTTATTGTTCCACTGCCAAGCGAACATCCAAAGCCAGTCGAAACAAAAAGCACCCGGGATAG